The genomic window ACGGCCCAAGTCGGTGCGATTGCGAGGCTTTGATTTGCAGGGCAACGACATCAATCAAGTGTTAGATGGCTTCATCGCCCGGGTCGTTCAGCACGAGGTCGATCACTTGGACGGCATCATGTTCTTCGACCGCATGGGCGAAGAAGGCTTGCGGGATTTGGAAGGACACCTCGACGAATTCCAAACCGACTACGCATCCAAACAAGGCACGGGCTCGATCGCCGACGAGGCGACTTTGGCGAAGCAACGTGCCGAATGGGAAACGATGTACACGGGTGGGACGACCACGCATGGCTGATTCGCTTCGCTTAGTCTTGATGGGCACCGGCCCGTTCGCGGTCCCGTCGTTCGAGGCCATTCGTCGACAGGCCGCCGAGAACGGTGATGAGATCGTGCGGGTCTACGTGCGTCCCTTGCCGCCGGTGAAAAGCCGAGGCGGCCCACCGCCACAACCCGTTCGCGAATGGGCCGAATCGCATGGTTTGCCGGTGGAGGCTCCCGCCAGCATCAACGACACGGACACGATCGCGGAGTTGGTGTCGCATCAAGCGGATCTGCTGGTCGTGTGCGACTATGGTCAGATTTTGAAGCCAGAAGCACTGGCCGCGGCGCGTTTGGGCGGAATCAATTTGCACGGATCGTTATTGCCCGCCTATCGCGGTGCGGCACCGGTGCAGCGAGCGTTGCTGTCCGGTGACGAGGAAACCGGAGTGTCGGTGATCCACATGACTCCCAAGCTGGATGGAGGCCCGATCGTTTCGGTCCGCAAGACGCCGATCTCAAGCGAAGAAACCTCTGGAGAGTTGGAGGTGCGTTTGTCGAACTTGGGCGTGGAGGCGACCATGGAATCCGTGGCGTTGCTTCGGGGGATTCCATCGCTCGACGATCATGGACCCCTGGGCGAGGTGCAAGATCCGGCAAAGGTTTCGAAGGCACCGCGATTGTCCAAGGCCGAAGCGGAGATCGATTGGACGATGACGGGCAAGCAGATCGATTGCTTGGTGCGAGGCATGCAGCCTTGGCCCGTCGCGTTCACCTTCGCTCAGGTGAAAGACAACAAGCCACCGATTCGCGTGGCAATTCGAAAGGTCACTCCGGTGAAATCGGAAGCGACCAACGACAAGCCACCGGGCAGCGTTGTCGAGCACGAAGAATTCGCGATCGCCTGCGGCGACGGCCACGTCGTGATTGAACGTTTGCAACCGGCGGGCAAGAAAGAAATGTCCGGCCTCGATTTCGCCCGAGGCCACCGCCTGGAACCCGGGCAAATGTTGATGGTGGGAAAAAGTTGAAAGGGATCAGGGCCACAGAGCCACAGGGTAGCGGCGAGGGTTGAGGGTTGTCGCGGAGCGCTGCGTCGGTCGGCGCCTCAGCGTAGGTTGGCCACTCCTGGCCGACGCCTGCTACATGCATCCAACCGTAGGTCCGGTTCCACCGGACACCACGCTGTACATTCCCTTCACTTTTCAAGCCAATCATTTCTGGCGAAACGTGCTGGCATGGGCTGCCGATGTCCGTTTGCAAGGCGATCGTTGCTGGAGACCTCGCTTTGTTCCAAAGCATCGGTCGGGACGTTATGTAAGACATGACCTACCGAGTGTAGAACAATGGTCCTCCATTGTTCCGCCGAGAGACGTTACGACCCGATCGATTGTTGCGTCGTTGTTCACACCCCACGGCCGGAGTTCCACTTCGCTGCTGAGGTCTGGCGGTTGAGATTGTCGCGGATCGCTGCGCGGTCCTGCGCCGTAGCGTAGGTTGGCCACTCCTGGCCGACGCCTACCACATGCAATCAACCGTAGGTCCGGTTCCACCGGACACCACGCTGTACATCCCCTCCAATCTCCAAGCCAGTCATTTCTGGCGAAACGTGGCGGCATGGGCTGCCGACGTCCATTTGCGAAGCGAGCAATGCTGGAGACCTCGCTTTGTTCCAAAGCATCGGTCGGGGCGTCATGTGAGACATGACCTACCGGGAGAACGATGGTCCTCCATTGTTCGGCCGAGTGATGTTCTGGCCCAAACGCAGCATCCGACCTAGTGCTCAGCACCAATTTCTTAGCACTCAGCACTCGTTCCTCAGCACTCAAAACTAGGCCCTCAGCCCTCTCCCACTGCCCTACGGCTGTGGCAATTCGCCGGGGTCGGCGGCGATGCCCGCGACGATGCGGTTGATCGCGTTTAGCATCGCCAAGATCGTGCTTTCCACACTGTCGGTGCTGACGCCCGTCCCGCGGTACGTCTTGCCTTGGTGCTCGACTTCCAGGTTCAC from Rhodopirellula halodulae includes these protein-coding regions:
- the fmt gene encoding methionyl-tRNA formyltransferase: MADSLRLVLMGTGPFAVPSFEAIRRQAAENGDEIVRVYVRPLPPVKSRGGPPPQPVREWAESHGLPVEAPASINDTDTIAELVSHQADLLVVCDYGQILKPEALAAARLGGINLHGSLLPAYRGAAPVQRALLSGDEETGVSVIHMTPKLDGGPIVSVRKTPISSEETSGELEVRLSNLGVEATMESVALLRGIPSLDDHGPLGEVQDPAKVSKAPRLSKAEAEIDWTMTGKQIDCLVRGMQPWPVAFTFAQVKDNKPPIRVAIRKVTPVKSEATNDKPPGSVVEHEEFAIACGDGHVVIERLQPAGKKEMSGLDFARGHRLEPGQMLMVGKS